One Candidatus Gorgyraea atricola genomic window, CCGTCCCAGAGTTCAGGCGTCCTGCCTTTTTTAACCCTGCCTGAAATAATCTTATTCGCCTCTTTCACTATTCTTTGTCTGTCCTGACCTACCACAATATTTGAACCCTGATTGACAGTCACGGGCCGCTCAGTATTCTTTCGGATCGTAAGACACGGGACCTTTAACACAGTGGTCTCTTCCTGTATGCCGCCTGAATCTGTGAGCACAAACCTTGAATCTGTCATTAATTTTAAGAATTCAAGATAACCCATTGCAGAGACTACCCTGAGATTAGGCATCCTTAAGATATGGCCATCCAGTTCAAACTCTCTTATCATCTTTTCTGTGCGCGGGTGCATAGGCCACACGATCGTGATCTCCCTCTGTATTTCATATAAGGCCTCCAGGATATTCACAAAGGAGTGTTTTTTATCTACGTTGCTCGGTCGGTGCAGGGTAAGCACTGCATAATCTCTTTTCTTTAACCTTAGTCTTTTTAAGACACTGGATCTATCTGCAATCTTTTTATGGTCCAATAATGTGTCGATCATCACATTCCCTGTAAAATAGATATTGTCTTTGGATATACCTTCTTTTAATAAATTTTTATTTGCGCTTTTTTCTGTAGTAAATAAATATTCTGCTATTACATCTGTCATGACCCTGTTGATCTCCTCAGGCATGGTCCTGTCAAAACTCCTAAGGCCTGCCTCTACATGCGCGACCGGGATGTTCAGCTTCGCAGAACACAATGCGCAGCTAATAGTAGAATTGACATCACCTACCACCAAGACCAGATCAGGTCTTACCTTTAATAATACGTCCTCAAACTCCTCCATTATCTTCGCAGTCTGAACTGCATGTGAA contains:
- the wecB gene encoding UDP-N-acetylglucosamine 2-epimerase (non-hydrolyzing), which produces MKLKIVNVVGARPNFMKIAPIVKEMKRYSNKIESVLVHTGQHFDREMSKLFFEDLRLPKPDFYLGVGSHSHAVQTAKIMEEFEDVLLKVRPDLVLVVGDVNSTISCALCSAKLNIPVAHVEAGLRSFDRTMPEEINRVMTDVIAEYLFTTEKSANKNLLKEGISKDNIYFTGNVMIDTLLDHKKIADRSSVLKRLRLKKRDYAVLTLHRPSNVDKKHSFVNILEALYEIQREITIVWPMHPRTEKMIREFELDGHILRMPNLRVVSAMGYLEFLKLMTDSRFVLTDSGGIQEETTVLKVPCLTIRKNTERPVTVNQGSNIVVGQDRQRIVKEANKIISGRVKKGRTPELWDGRAAKRIVKILVKTLGKKT